The following coding sequences lie in one Arachis ipaensis cultivar K30076 chromosome B03, Araip1.1, whole genome shotgun sequence genomic window:
- the LOC107631309 gene encoding ubiquitin-like-specific protease 1D isoform X4: protein MVVDTSGKETSQFRHCNNQTIKDMGEPKRGRRLRSSSRNEPFQCATNLSKNDAFNDGKKSRAASSISTANIGKSLSRFFAPEVKETRQAIQSDDSRSKQGQPIVLDDDDDDDDEPYVLEKTEQEKKLAECAKDAKMYYPSSDDPESVEICYSDIDCLAPEGYLTSTIMNFYIRYLKQQASLANRSLSKYHFFNTYFYKKLQEAVSVKQSDRATFFVKFRRWWKGVNIFQKAYVLIPVHEDLHWSLIIICIPDKGDESGPIILHLDSLSLHSSRSLFDNIKSFLIEEKNYLDQEHMSSDVSIADRIWNCLPRRIEAQVITVPQQRNDYDCGLFVLYFIERFIEWAPERLKKKDLAMFGKQWFKPSEASNLRVKIRKLLVEELTNSIDRNSSPKCSPSLFSGTSPTECTETAKDPDLTTA from the exons ATGGTGGTTGACACATCTGGAAAAGAGACTTCACAATTCAGACATTGCAATAACCAGACAATAAAAGACATGGGAGAACCTAAAAGAGGAAGGAGGCTTCGATCATCTTCTAGAAATGAGCCATTTCAATGCGCTACCAACCTTTCCAAGAATGATGCTTTTAATGATGGTAAAAAATCCAGAGCAGCTTCCAGTATCTCTACTGCGAACATTGGGAAAAGCCTGTCAAGATTCTTCGCTCCAGAAGT GAAGGAAACTAGACAGGCAATTCAATCAGATGACTCAAGGTCC AAACAGGGTCAGCCCATTgtccttgatgatgatgatgacgatgatgatgaacCTTATGTGCTAGAGAAGACAGAGCAAGAAAAAAAACTTGCTGAATG TGCGAAAGATGCTAAGATGTATTACCCATCAAG TGACGATCCAGAGTCTGTTGAAATTTGTTACTCAGACATAGATTGCCTTGCTCCTGAAGGCTATTTGACTTCAACTATTATGAATTTTTACATACG ATATTTGAAGCAGCAAGCATCTTTGGCAAATAGATCGTTATCCAAGTATCATTTTTTTAATACATATTTCTACAAGAAGCTTCAGGAGGCTGTTTCGGTTAAG CAAAGTGACAGAGCAACATTCTTTGTCAAATTCAGAAGGTGGTGGAAGGGTGTAAATATATTTCAGAAGGCCTATGTTTTGATTCCAGTACACGAGGA TCTTCATTGGAGCTTGATCATTATTTGTATCCCGGATAAAGGTGATGAATCAGGGCCAATCATACTTCATCTGGATTCTTTGAGTCTTCACTCTAGCAGATCACTATTTGATAACATCAAAAG CTTTTTGATAGAAGAAAAGAACTATTTGGATCAGGAACATATGTCATCAGATGTTTCAATTGCAGACAGGATATGGAATTGCCTTCCCCGTCGAATTGAAGCGCAAGTTATCACG GTTCCCCAACAAAGGAATGATTATGATTGTGGCCTTTTTGTATTGTACTTTATTGAACGTTTCATTGAATGGGCACCGGAAAGACTCAAAAAGAAAGATTTGGCTATG TTTGGCAAGCAGTGGTTCAAACCTTCAGAAGCATCCAATTTGAGAGTGAAAATCCGTAAACTGCTCGTGGAAGAACTTACAAATTCAATTGACCGTAATTCTTCTCCAAAGTGTTCTCCTTCATTATTTTCGGGCACAAGTCCAACTGAATGTACTGAGACAGCCAAGGACCCTGATCTAACCACCGCATGA
- the LOC107631309 gene encoding ubiquitin-like-specific protease 1D isoform X1: MDQQREPNSNSQKKRRLDLDWEALLPRHGDAPPPEIVVKPMASGNSFSLDDEFRYLTDHQLIESIRSKKQTLRIHLPKLKDGGVKILDTIRRQEEELARRKRTPHVQEVVDADDKPRNATGSSDVGVSSDSRQKSISSQVPVQSQFASCFSKKLEGADTDCMVVDTSGKETSQFRHCNNQTIKDMGEPKRGRRLRSSSRNEPFQCATNLSKNDAFNDGKKSRAASSISTANIGKSLSRFFAPEVKETRQAIQSDDSRSKQGQPIVLDDDDDDDDEPYVLEKTEQEKKLAECAKDAKMYYPSSDDPESVEICYSDIDCLAPEGYLTSTIMNFYIRYLKQQASLANRSLSKYHFFNTYFYKKLQEAVSVKQSDRATFFVKFRRWWKGVNIFQKAYVLIPVHEDLHWSLIIICIPDKGDESGPIILHLDSLSLHSSRSLFDNIKSFLIEEKNYLDQEHMSSDVSIADRIWNCLPRRIEAQVITVPQQRNDYDCGLFVLYFIERFIEWAPERLKKKDLAMFGKQWFKPSEASNLRVKIRKLLVEELTNSIDRNSSPKCSPSLFSGTSPTECTETAKDPDLTTA, from the exons ATGGACCAACAACGCGAACCTAACTCTAATTCGCAGAAGAAGCGCCGTCTCGACCTTGACTGGGAAGCTCTTCTCCCCCGCCACGGCGACGCACCGCCGCCGGAGATCGTGGTCAAGCCTATGGCCTCCGGTAATTCCTTCTCCCTCGACGATGAATTTAGATACTTAACCGACCACCAGCTCATCGAAAGCATTCGGAGCAAGAAGCAAACCTTGAGAATCCATCTCCCGAAGTTGAAGGATGGAGGTGTCAAGATTCTCGATACCATCAGGCGACAAGAGGAAGAGCTAGCTCGCCGGAAAAGGACGCCACACGTCCAG GAAGTTGTTGATGCTGATGATAAACCGAGAAATGCTACTGGCTCAAGTGATGTTG GTGTGTCTAGTGACTCGAGACAGAAGAGTATCTCATCTCAAGTGCCAGTTCAATCCCAATTTGCATCTTGTTTTTCTAAGAAATTGGAAGGAGCTGAT ACGGATTGTATGGTGGTTGACACATCTGGAAAAGAGACTTCACAATTCAGACATTGCAATAACCAGACAATAAAAGACATGGGAGAACCTAAAAGAGGAAGGAGGCTTCGATCATCTTCTAGAAATGAGCCATTTCAATGCGCTACCAACCTTTCCAAGAATGATGCTTTTAATGATGGTAAAAAATCCAGAGCAGCTTCCAGTATCTCTACTGCGAACATTGGGAAAAGCCTGTCAAGATTCTTCGCTCCAGAAGT GAAGGAAACTAGACAGGCAATTCAATCAGATGACTCAAGGTCC AAACAGGGTCAGCCCATTgtccttgatgatgatgatgacgatgatgatgaacCTTATGTGCTAGAGAAGACAGAGCAAGAAAAAAAACTTGCTGAATG TGCGAAAGATGCTAAGATGTATTACCCATCAAG TGACGATCCAGAGTCTGTTGAAATTTGTTACTCAGACATAGATTGCCTTGCTCCTGAAGGCTATTTGACTTCAACTATTATGAATTTTTACATACG ATATTTGAAGCAGCAAGCATCTTTGGCAAATAGATCGTTATCCAAGTATCATTTTTTTAATACATATTTCTACAAGAAGCTTCAGGAGGCTGTTTCGGTTAAG CAAAGTGACAGAGCAACATTCTTTGTCAAATTCAGAAGGTGGTGGAAGGGTGTAAATATATTTCAGAAGGCCTATGTTTTGATTCCAGTACACGAGGA TCTTCATTGGAGCTTGATCATTATTTGTATCCCGGATAAAGGTGATGAATCAGGGCCAATCATACTTCATCTGGATTCTTTGAGTCTTCACTCTAGCAGATCACTATTTGATAACATCAAAAG CTTTTTGATAGAAGAAAAGAACTATTTGGATCAGGAACATATGTCATCAGATGTTTCAATTGCAGACAGGATATGGAATTGCCTTCCCCGTCGAATTGAAGCGCAAGTTATCACG GTTCCCCAACAAAGGAATGATTATGATTGTGGCCTTTTTGTATTGTACTTTATTGAACGTTTCATTGAATGGGCACCGGAAAGACTCAAAAAGAAAGATTTGGCTATG TTTGGCAAGCAGTGGTTCAAACCTTCAGAAGCATCCAATTTGAGAGTGAAAATCCGTAAACTGCTCGTGGAAGAACTTACAAATTCAATTGACCGTAATTCTTCTCCAAAGTGTTCTCCTTCATTATTTTCGGGCACAAGTCCAACTGAATGTACTGAGACAGCCAAGGACCCTGATCTAACCACCGCATGA
- the LOC107631309 gene encoding ubiquitin-like-specific protease 1D isoform X2 — MDQQREPNSNSQKKRRLDLDWEALLPRHGDAPPPEIVVKPMASGNSFSLDDEFRYLTDHQLIESIRSKKQTLRIHLPKLKDGGVKILDTIRRQEEELARRKRTPHVQEVVDADDKPRNATGSSDVGVSSDSRQKSISSQVPVQSQFASCFSKKLEGADTDCMVVDTSGKETSQFRHCNNQTIKDMGEPKRGRRLRSSSRNEPFQCATNLSKNDAFNDGKKSRAASSISTANIGKSLSRFFAPEVKETRQAIQSDDSRSKQGQPIVLDDDDDDDDEPYVLEKTEQEKKLAECAKDAKMYYPSSDDPESVEICYSDIDCLAPEGYLTSTIMNFYIRYLKQQASLANRSLSKYHFFNTYFYKKLQEAVSVKQSDRATFFVKFRRWWKGVNIFQKAYVLIPVHEDLHWSLIIICIPDKGDESGPIILHLDSLSLHSSRSLFDNIKRNICHQMFQLQTGYGIAFPVELKRKLSRFPNKGMIMIVAFLYCTLLNVSLNGHRKDSKRKIWLCLASSGSNLQKHPI; from the exons ATGGACCAACAACGCGAACCTAACTCTAATTCGCAGAAGAAGCGCCGTCTCGACCTTGACTGGGAAGCTCTTCTCCCCCGCCACGGCGACGCACCGCCGCCGGAGATCGTGGTCAAGCCTATGGCCTCCGGTAATTCCTTCTCCCTCGACGATGAATTTAGATACTTAACCGACCACCAGCTCATCGAAAGCATTCGGAGCAAGAAGCAAACCTTGAGAATCCATCTCCCGAAGTTGAAGGATGGAGGTGTCAAGATTCTCGATACCATCAGGCGACAAGAGGAAGAGCTAGCTCGCCGGAAAAGGACGCCACACGTCCAG GAAGTTGTTGATGCTGATGATAAACCGAGAAATGCTACTGGCTCAAGTGATGTTG GTGTGTCTAGTGACTCGAGACAGAAGAGTATCTCATCTCAAGTGCCAGTTCAATCCCAATTTGCATCTTGTTTTTCTAAGAAATTGGAAGGAGCTGAT ACGGATTGTATGGTGGTTGACACATCTGGAAAAGAGACTTCACAATTCAGACATTGCAATAACCAGACAATAAAAGACATGGGAGAACCTAAAAGAGGAAGGAGGCTTCGATCATCTTCTAGAAATGAGCCATTTCAATGCGCTACCAACCTTTCCAAGAATGATGCTTTTAATGATGGTAAAAAATCCAGAGCAGCTTCCAGTATCTCTACTGCGAACATTGGGAAAAGCCTGTCAAGATTCTTCGCTCCAGAAGT GAAGGAAACTAGACAGGCAATTCAATCAGATGACTCAAGGTCC AAACAGGGTCAGCCCATTgtccttgatgatgatgatgacgatgatgatgaacCTTATGTGCTAGAGAAGACAGAGCAAGAAAAAAAACTTGCTGAATG TGCGAAAGATGCTAAGATGTATTACCCATCAAG TGACGATCCAGAGTCTGTTGAAATTTGTTACTCAGACATAGATTGCCTTGCTCCTGAAGGCTATTTGACTTCAACTATTATGAATTTTTACATACG ATATTTGAAGCAGCAAGCATCTTTGGCAAATAGATCGTTATCCAAGTATCATTTTTTTAATACATATTTCTACAAGAAGCTTCAGGAGGCTGTTTCGGTTAAG CAAAGTGACAGAGCAACATTCTTTGTCAAATTCAGAAGGTGGTGGAAGGGTGTAAATATATTTCAGAAGGCCTATGTTTTGATTCCAGTACACGAGGA TCTTCATTGGAGCTTGATCATTATTTGTATCCCGGATAAAGGTGATGAATCAGGGCCAATCATACTTCATCTGGATTCTTTGAGTCTTCACTCTAGCAGATCACTATTTGATAACATCAAAAG GAACATATGTCATCAGATGTTTCAATTGCAGACAGGATATGGAATTGCCTTCCCCGTCGAATTGAAGCGCAAGTTATCACG GTTCCCCAACAAAGGAATGATTATGATTGTGGCCTTTTTGTATTGTACTTTATTGAACGTTTCATTGAATGGGCACCGGAAAGACTCAAAAAGAAAGATTTGGCTATG TTTGGCAAGCAGTGGTTCAAACCTTCAGAAGCATCCAATTTGA
- the LOC107631309 gene encoding ubiquitin-like-specific protease 1D isoform X3, whose amino-acid sequence MDQQREPNSNSQKKRRLDLDWEALLPRHGDAPPPEIVVKPMASGNSFSLDDEFRYLTDHQLIESIRSKKQTLRIHLPKLKDGGVKILDTIRRQEEELARRKRTPHVQEVVDADDKPRNATGSSDVGVSSDSRQKSISSQVPVQSQFASCFSKKLEGADTDCMVVDTSGKETSQFRHCNNQTIKDMGEPKRGRRLRSSSRNEPFQCATNLSKNDAFNDGKKSRAASSISTANIGKSLSRFFAPEVKETRQAIQSDDSRSKQGQPIVLDDDDDDDDEPYVLEKTEQEKKLAECAKDAKMYYPSSDDPESVEICYSDIDCLAPEGYLTSTIMNFYIRYLKQQASLANRSLSKYHFFNTYFYKKLQEAVSVKQSDRATFFVKFRRWWKGVNIFQKAYVLIPVHEDLHWSLIIICIPDKGDESGPIILHLDSLSLHSSRSLFDNIKRYFSYVLVSTGLESQIQLNLLGSVFGGYDKFTF is encoded by the exons ATGGACCAACAACGCGAACCTAACTCTAATTCGCAGAAGAAGCGCCGTCTCGACCTTGACTGGGAAGCTCTTCTCCCCCGCCACGGCGACGCACCGCCGCCGGAGATCGTGGTCAAGCCTATGGCCTCCGGTAATTCCTTCTCCCTCGACGATGAATTTAGATACTTAACCGACCACCAGCTCATCGAAAGCATTCGGAGCAAGAAGCAAACCTTGAGAATCCATCTCCCGAAGTTGAAGGATGGAGGTGTCAAGATTCTCGATACCATCAGGCGACAAGAGGAAGAGCTAGCTCGCCGGAAAAGGACGCCACACGTCCAG GAAGTTGTTGATGCTGATGATAAACCGAGAAATGCTACTGGCTCAAGTGATGTTG GTGTGTCTAGTGACTCGAGACAGAAGAGTATCTCATCTCAAGTGCCAGTTCAATCCCAATTTGCATCTTGTTTTTCTAAGAAATTGGAAGGAGCTGAT ACGGATTGTATGGTGGTTGACACATCTGGAAAAGAGACTTCACAATTCAGACATTGCAATAACCAGACAATAAAAGACATGGGAGAACCTAAAAGAGGAAGGAGGCTTCGATCATCTTCTAGAAATGAGCCATTTCAATGCGCTACCAACCTTTCCAAGAATGATGCTTTTAATGATGGTAAAAAATCCAGAGCAGCTTCCAGTATCTCTACTGCGAACATTGGGAAAAGCCTGTCAAGATTCTTCGCTCCAGAAGT GAAGGAAACTAGACAGGCAATTCAATCAGATGACTCAAGGTCC AAACAGGGTCAGCCCATTgtccttgatgatgatgatgacgatgatgatgaacCTTATGTGCTAGAGAAGACAGAGCAAGAAAAAAAACTTGCTGAATG TGCGAAAGATGCTAAGATGTATTACCCATCAAG TGACGATCCAGAGTCTGTTGAAATTTGTTACTCAGACATAGATTGCCTTGCTCCTGAAGGCTATTTGACTTCAACTATTATGAATTTTTACATACG ATATTTGAAGCAGCAAGCATCTTTGGCAAATAGATCGTTATCCAAGTATCATTTTTTTAATACATATTTCTACAAGAAGCTTCAGGAGGCTGTTTCGGTTAAG CAAAGTGACAGAGCAACATTCTTTGTCAAATTCAGAAGGTGGTGGAAGGGTGTAAATATATTTCAGAAGGCCTATGTTTTGATTCCAGTACACGAGGA TCTTCATTGGAGCTTGATCATTATTTGTATCCCGGATAAAGGTGATGAATCAGGGCCAATCATACTTCATCTGGATTCTTTGAGTCTTCACTCTAGCAGATCACTATTTGATAACATCAAAAG GTACTTTTCTTATGTGCTTGTAAGTACTGGACTTGAAAGCCAGATCCAGCTAAACCTCTTGGGTAGTGTGTTTGGTGGGTATGACAAATTCA CTTTTTGA